The Megalobrama amblycephala isolate DHTTF-2021 linkage group LG18, ASM1881202v1, whole genome shotgun sequence genome segment GGAACGGAATGGCTTGCTTAAATAGTACCACCTCGGTTGAGGTTCCAAGCATGCCGAACCGATACTAAATGTGACttgtaaacactgcagatcactgattggtcagaaagAATCGTCACTACCAGTGTCATTGgatttaaatagtcagtaatttcatttaaatgatCGTCGCACAAAcctgaaaaaagaaatggctgtattgtcGTGTTCAGTAGATGAGGTGCAGACTCGTTGGTTGCCAAGGAGTGGATCCACAGCAGTAAAGGCGGCGCAACTATAACGATCAGGTAataatcccacccactttgaagcggtactaaactgcagtggaaaagcaaactGAAAGTAAACGAGCCGTGCTGAACCGAACCAAGCCGAGCCAAGTCGTTCCACGCATTGGAAAAGCGCCATGAGACTCAGTCAGGACCTGATGGTCTGGGGGGAGGGGTAAAGGTTTGTTTGGGGGCAGGATTAACCAGGCTGACAGCTTTAATCTCTCACTCGGATAACAAAGGTGCCTGTTTTAATCATATGCTGTAAATTCTGTCCTTTACATCGGTCAGTAACTTACCTTAGAATTAagattcaaataattttttctgTACACAGGATGTTTATCTAAGTCAAAAATCCAGTTGCTTGAAACTAACTGTAACTAAGCTGTTCCTCATACCTTATATTGCATTCAACTTCCTCCCATCCTCAGGACATGATCACAATGTGTCGTCAGTTGCCATCATGCCCAACGGGGATCACATAGTGTCTGCTTCCAGGGATAAGACCATGAAAATGTGGGAAGTGGCCACTGGGTGAGTAATAATGAAGCACATTGTGCgaataattgtttttaatattgtacTTTTCGCGGATTTCAATGAGTCACATGTTAAGCTCTGAATAACTTGTAGTTTTTGCCATGTTATTGCCTCAAGAAATGGTTATGGAaatttctttttaatgaaaaaatttgtcatttttttcaaaGCAGGACAAAACATTCTGAAAGTATGTGAGTGTGAATGTATAATGATTCTCTCTGTCTTGCCTCAGTTACTGTGTGAAGACATTCACGGGTCACAGGGAGTGGGTGCGTATGGTCCGGCCCAATCAAGACGGCACACTGTTGGCTAGCTGCTCTAATGACCAGACGGTACGCGTGTGGGTGGTGGCCACCAAAGAGTGCAAGGCGGAGCTGCGGGAGCACGAGCATGTGGTGGAGTGCATCTCCTGGGCCCCTGAGAGCGCACACCCTACCATATCTGAGGCTACAGGCTCTGAGGTACATTGTGTTCATTGATGGGAGATTACTGGCATTTTTACTGCCTCTTTTCCCCTTTTCTTCATCATGAAAGACATTGTATTCTGTTACTAATTTGTCATGTTAACTCTCTTCTTGCAGAACAAGAAGAGTGGAAAGCCTGGGCCATTCCTGTTATCTGGATCCAGAGACAAGACCATTAAAATGTGGGACATAAGTACTGGCATGTGCCTTATGACACTGGTGAGTAGAACTCAGCATATATTGCATACATTTCATAACAGCATACATTTCTCTCTAAAGgttcattaataaatatttaaaatgtctccttgctatttttttcccaacacattcataatcattacttttgctggTGCTTTGCGGTAAGCTTTAAGCAagcttttaatatattaaaagctCATTATGGTTTAGCATTCCCCcagtatatatttaagtaattaaattaatatatatgtgcgatttagtcaactaatggcttaaatgaacgactACTAGTCGACTTAGTCTGGGGAAGCCCTAATTCCTGATTGTCTGTGAAAATTCACAGAACAATGGTAAATGCAACTGCACCTTCTGTCataattctgagataaaaagttgatgtgcttaagtcataattataaataatgtaatgttgtaattatttaatgtgataatttttactgtatcttagtataaaattatttttgacttgtctttgtcataattatgatttaccaaagcagGACATTTTATAGTTGCATGAAATTAAAAGTTGTAGCTGATTGATTGTTTGTGCTTATTTCTCATGCTGGAAATGGGAATTTGCATTGCATAGTGGGGTGCAGTACCCGGCATATTGCGCATTTTAGCAAATGTGTTCTTGGTAGTTTACGTTGGACTATTTTCTATCAGTGTGCATATCATAATGTAGTAATGCTctgtatttgatttttttttttttttttttttttttttttgaggaaataTTAGCAATCTTTTTCAAATACACATTGAAGTAACTTTTACTGTTTATTGGATCTACTGCATCATGTGGCAAATTCTGAgagtttcttgtttttcattCATCTTTTACTTTTCTCGCCTCTCAGGTAGGCCATGATAACTGGGTGCGTGGAGTGCTGTTCCATCCGGGTGGGAGATTTGTAGTGAGCTGTGCTGATGACAAGACCCTTCGTATCTGGGACTATAAGAACAAGCGCTGCATGAAGACCCTGTGTGCCCATGAACACTTTGTTACCTCTCTGGGTAAGCCAAGCAGATTGTGTTGTCTTTGAAACAAAATGGTGACATTTGGACTTGTTACTCTATTTTATCAGTGCAATATTCATCCATTAATTCAACTTCATCTTTCTTCCACAGATTTCCACAAGACTTCTCCTTACGTGGTGACAGGAAGTGTAGATCAAACGGTCAAAGTGTGGGAATGTCGCTGAACACCATAGGATCTGCCCCTTCCCTTTCCCCCCAGCACCACCACTTTGGCCACTCCC includes the following:
- the pafah1b1b gene encoding lissencephaly-1 homolog B, which produces MVLSQRQRDELNRAIADYLRSNGYEEAYSVFKKEAELDMNEELDKKYAGLLEKKWTSVIRLQKKVMELESKLNEAKEEITLGGPVAQKRDPKEWIPRPPEKYALSGHRSPVTRVIFHPVFSLMVSASEDATIKVWDYEAGDFERTLKGHTDSVQDISFDQTGKLLASCSADMTIKLWDFQGFECIKTMHGHDHNVSSVAIMPNGDHIVSASRDKTMKMWEVATGYCVKTFTGHREWVRMVRPNQDGTLLASCSNDQTVRVWVVATKECKAELREHEHVVECISWAPESAHPTISEATGSENKKSGKPGPFLLSGSRDKTIKMWDISTGMCLMTLVGHDNWVRGVLFHPGGRFVVSCADDKTLRIWDYKNKRCMKTLCAHEHFVTSLDFHKTSPYVVTGSVDQTVKVWECR